One Gigantopelta aegis isolate Gae_Host unplaced genomic scaffold, Gae_host_genome ctg1752_pilon_pilon, whole genome shotgun sequence DNA window includes the following coding sequences:
- the LOC121391123 gene encoding guanylate cyclase soluble subunit beta-1-like, translating into MTMLQVGSSLAWIIPGWNQSEKCLTSFFALERPRMRLTFTNILSHINTIFILRLTTHSQVNLAYPTTTNDPMRLRGQMIYLPESNCMLFLCSPRVSSIHDLDQRGLYLSDIPVHDATRGLLMMSQTAQSEFHHVVQLEEVIGKLDIAQRSLEEEKGRMRDLLHQMLPVSIADSLMAGKMIEAERFDNVTILFSDIVGFTSICGKCEPIQIVSMLNKLYTMFDQVIGTNRVYKVETIGDAYMVVGGLPEKNPVHAECVANQALDMMYYCKQVVRPDSDEPIQMRIGIHSGEVVAGIVGRRMPRYCLFGNAVNIASRTESNGEPGKIQVTETTYKLSMAFIWAVMSTGQFLGHIPDHMEDRGQSGNDELNDEDDGILEE; encoded by the exons ATGACAATGTTACAAGTTGGATCGTCTCTAGCTTGGATTATTCCCGGTTGGAATCAATCTGAAAAATGCTTGACTAGTTTTTTTGCTCTAGAAAGACCTCGTATGAGGCTGACCTTTACAAATATATTGTCACATATCAACACAATCTTTATCTTACGACTCACCACTCACTCACAAGTCAATCTGGCATATCCTACAACGACAAATGATCCGATGAGACTTCGGGGACAGATGATATATCTACCAGAATCAAACTGCATGTTGTTCCTTTGTTCACCTAGGGTCAGTTCCATTCATGACCTGGATCAACGTGGGTTGTACCTCTCTGATATCCCTGTACACGATGCAACACGTGGTCTTCTTATGATGAGCCAAACAGCGCAATCTGAATTTCATCATGTCGTCCAACTCGAGGAAGTTATTGGTAAGCTGGATATAGCTCAACGTTCTCTTGAAGAGGAAAAAGGTCGTATGAGAGATCTCTTACACCAAATGTTACCTGTTTCTATTGCTGATAGTCTTATGGCGGGAAAAATGATTGAGGCAGAACGATTCGATAATGTCACGATATTGTTTAGTGATATTGTTGGTTTTACAAGTATTTGTGGTAAATGTGAGCCAATTCAAATTGTCAGTATGCTCAACAAGCTGTACACCATGTTTGATCAAGTGATAGGGACTAACAGAGTGTATAAG GTGGAGACTATAGGAGATGCTTATATGGTAGTTGGAGGATTGCCAGAGAAGAATCCAGTACATGCCGAATGTGTTGCTAATCAGGCGCTAGATATGATGTATTATTGTAAACAAGTTGTTAGACCTGACTCTGACGAGCCTATCCAG ATGAGAATAGGGATACATTCTGGTGAAGTAGTAGCTGGTATTGTTGGTCGTAGAATGCCACGTTATTGTCTGTTTGGTAATGCTGTCAATATAGCTAGTCGTACTGAGTCCAATGGAGAACCAGGAAAGATACAAGTGACAGAAACAACATACAA GCTCAGTATGGCATTCATTTGGGCAGTAATGTCCACAGGTCAGTTTCTAGGCCACATTCCTGATCACATGGAGGACAGGGGCCAGAGTGGCAACGATGAGCTAAACGATGAGGATGATGGCATTTTGGAGGAATAA
- the LOC121391124 gene encoding LOW QUALITY PROTEIN: bactericidal permeability-increasing protein-like (The sequence of the model RefSeq protein was modified relative to this genomic sequence to represent the inferred CDS: inserted 3 bases in 2 codons) — MMLQLVSTVLLLIVYKGDAQNPGFQTTITXKGLDYIRQVGIPILEQQLASVTIPDVSGSAGTPIGSVDYDLTRPHISDSGTLDMSVSNVGLSISIIVGKDNNDHPTLKTTGCSLSVGSLSVKFHGGASWLYNLFSGSIANSVKKSMQGQGEFFSITKPVEAPFSPPVLPAVNSTDKMMYVWLTDYIANTAGVVYQTSGIMKFTVTPDMVPSNLPIKLNTESFKVXFIPQLYNAYPNMPMQLILNATKPPVLKVDPTIATFTVVGNVDVDVIKSDKSVVNAFVLGLYMPMPGL; from the exons ATGATGCTACAACTTGTGAGTACAGTTTTATTGTTAATTGTATATAAAGGAGATGCTCAGAACCCTGGATTTCAGACAACAATCA GCAAGGGTCTAGACTACA TTAGACAAGTTGGAATTCCCATTTTGGAACAACAACTTGCGTCAGTGACAATTCCCGATGTTTCAGGATCAGCGGGTACTCCTATTGGATCCGTTGATTATGATCTCACcag GCCACATATCAGTGACTCTGGAACACTTGATATGTCAGTTAGTAATGTTGGACTATCCATTAGTATTATAGTAG GTAAAGATAATAATGACCACCCTACTCTCAAGACAACAGGCTGTTCTTTATCTGTTGGTAGTTTGAGCGTCAAATTTCATGGAGGTGCCAGTTGGTTGTATAACCTTTTCTCTGGTAGCATTGCTAACTCTGTGAAGAAAAGTATGCAAGGACAG GGGGaatttttttccattaccaaACCTGTTGAAGCACCCTTTTCACCTCCAGTACTTCCAGCTGTTAATTCTACTGACAAAATGATGTATGTTTGGTTAACAGATTATATTGCTAATACAGCAGGTGTGGTCTATCAGACAAGTGGTATAATGAAATTCACAGTCACTCCAGATATG GTCCCTTCAAATCTTCCAATAAAACTCAACACTGAATCATTTAAAGT TTTTATACCACAG CTCTACAATGCATATCCTAATATGCCAATGCAGCTGATATTAAATGCTACCAAACCTCCAGTTCTCAAAGTTGATCCCACTATTGCAACATTTACAGTTGTAGGCAATGTTGATGTAGATGTTATAAAAAGTGATAAGAGTGTTGTCAATGCATTTGTCCTTGGACTG TATATGCCAATGCCGGGCTTGTGA